One Pseudorasbora parva isolate DD20220531a chromosome 8, ASM2467924v1, whole genome shotgun sequence DNA window includes the following coding sequences:
- the LOC137084817 gene encoding RING finger protein 228, whose translation MAAADAAANGSDSEPPGLPTPKAFPYEEYECKICYNYFDLDRRAPKILECLHTFCEECLHALQLCEERPWRISCPVCRHRTSVPDYRIQNLPNNTKVTEDFPLYIDLDPVPQDALPPHPPPLHPALVALRREEDASIIAGHATPSTTTVSTATTLSQDSVSRYESCRNCRRLALTTGCVCVIFSLLSMLVLLFMGLIFVHSHGGPPSPAGPLCLSVASILAMVSAMVTWLLYWLKDRPENETGRSSATANASRRNA comes from the coding sequence ATGGCAGCGGCGGACGCAGCAGCTAACGGGTCGGACTCGGAGCCGCCCGGTCTCCCGACACCAAAGGCGTTTCCCTACGAGGAGTACGAGTGCAAAATCTGCTACAACTATTTCGACCTCGACCGTCGCGCGCCCAAGATCTTGGAGTGCCTGCACACGTTCTGCGAGGAGTGCCTACACGCGCTGCAACTGTGCGAGGAGCGGCCGTGGCGCATCAGCTGCCCCGTGTGCCGCCACCGCACGTCCGTCCCGGACTATCGGATCCAGAACCTGCCCAACAACACCAAGGTCACAGAGGACTTCCCTTTGTATATCGACTTGGACCCCGTCCCTCAAGATGCCCTGCCGCCGCACCCGCCTCCGCTGCACCCGGCGCTCGTGGCGCTCAGGCGCGAGGAGGACGCATCCATCATCGCGGGTCACGCGACACCGTCCACCACGACGGTGTCCACCGCGACCACGCTGTCCCAGGACTCGGTCTCGCGCTACGAGAGCTGCCGCAACTGCAGGCGGCTCGCGCTGACCACCGGATGCGTGTGCGTCATCTTCTCCTTGCTCTCCATGCTCGTGCTGCTCTTCATGGGCCTCATATTCGTGCACAGCCACGGCGGGCCGCCCTCGCCCGCGGGACCCCTCTGTCTGTCGGTCGCGAGCATCCTCGCCATGGTGTCGGCGATGGTAACGTGGCTCCTCTACTGGCTCAAAGACAGACCGGAGAACGAGACGGGCCGCTCCTCTGCCACCGCTAATGCGAGCCGGAGAAACGCGTGA
- the sgpp2 gene encoding sphingosine-1-phosphate phosphatase 2, which yields MWGVISYLNSPELVVGFQRCCGLFLRETETSSFITQNGRINANGSDDGPVTTHRRKAEQVANGTSGAHDSNSNYKCGSSQYENKDHSRTHYEVRNWLFYFLFVTSSTLGHEVFYITFLPCIHWNLDPFLCRRLVNVWAVVMYIGQVMKDILKLPRPPSPPVVKLETRVDAEYGLPSTHAMAATAISFTLLLSAHERVKFPFELGLTVAVVLSALVCLSRLYTGMHSVLDVICGVVISAVIMAVSYPYWGTIDFLQLHSPISPIVGLLLPLFLSYKYPELDHYSTTRGDTTIILACSAGCSVGYWVNERLGLTFDLAGPFPVTLSPLTIAALGLGVARFLVGLVMLVLTRQVMRWASLRVLCRIYGASVSDVNARRRKEIEVPYKFSTYVAIGLVNSILVNRVFVMMGLWDLGNSV from the exons ATGTGGGGGGTCATCTCGTACCTCAACAGCCCCGAGCTGGTGGTCGGCTTCCAGCGGTGCTGCGGCTTGTTTCTGAGAGAGACCGAGACCTCCTCGTTTATTACTCAAAACGGACGTATAAACGCCAATGGATCAGATGACGGTCCTGTCACGACCCACCGGCGGAAAGCGGAGCAGGTGGCGAACGGGACGTCAGGCGCGCACGACAGTAACTCCAACTATAAATGCGGCAGTTCACAGTATGAAAACAAA GATCATTCCAGGACTCATTATGAGGTGAGGAACTGGCTTTTCTACTTCCTGTTTGTGACGTCATCCACTTTGGGACATGAAGTGTTTTACATCACCTTTCTGCCCTGCATCCACTGGAACCTCGACCCCTTCCTGTGCAGGAGACTCGTCAATGTGTGGGCT gtgGTGATGTATATTGGGCAAGTGATGAAGGATATTTTAAAGCTGCCCCGTCCTCCGTCGCCCCCTGTGGTCAAACTGGAGACGCGCGTGGACGCGGAGTACGGGTTACCGTCCACACACGCCATGGCAGCAACAGCCATCTCATTCACTCTGCTTCTCAGTGCTCACGAGAGAGTAaag TTCCCTTTTGAGCTGGGGTTGACTGTCGCCGTGGTTCTGTCAGCACTGGTGTGTCTGAGTCGTCTTTACACCGGCATGCACTCTGTTCTG GATGTGATTTGTGGCGTTGTAATTTCAGCCGTCATCATGGCCGTGTCGTACCCGTACTGGGGAACCATTGACTTCCTGCAGCTCCACAGCCCCATCTCCCCCATCGTGGGGCTGCTGCTGCCCCTCTTCCTGTCCTACAAGTACCCCGAACTAGACCATTACAGCACCACACGGGGAGACACCACCATTATTTTAGCATGCAGTGCGGGATGTTCGGTCGGATACTGGGTGAATGAGCGCTTGGGCTTGACCTTTGACCTCGCCGGGCCTTTTCCAGTGACTCTGTCACCTTTGACCATTGCGGCATTGGGACTCGGTGTGGCACGGTTCCTGGTGGGGTTAGTGATGCTGGTCCTGACCCGGCAGGTGATGCGCTGGGCGAGCCTTAGGGTGCTCTGCCGGATTTACGGCGCGTCTGTGAGCGACGTCAACGCTCGAAGGAGGAAAGAGATCGAAGTGCCGTATAAGTTCAGCACGTATGTTGCCATCGGCCTGGTCAACAGTATCCTAGTGAacagagtgtttgtgatgatggGACTTTGGGATCTGGGAAATTCTGTGTAA